The DNA segment tttcaaaacatatttttgaaaaaaaaaatcatgagtcACTTGCGGATTGCAGATTCAATTTTTTGGAAAGACAAAACCAGAATTTCACATATTATGCTTAGTGTACCAACAATTTGCATGATGCCCAAAGAAAAACCCTCAAATGAATTTTTGTTGTAATTTGCAAAATCCTTATAAGAatcgttttaaaaaaaaaataaaattggtagGCTTTATGAAATTTGTTGTAACTGACGCACGCACAAGAGTATCCCATGCTAAACTGCAAAATacgttaaaacaaaaataatctgATAGTcgtattttatcaaaaaaaatatcaaggcAACATCGAAACAGAAATGTTAAAACAGTTTCTGTCACATCCATAAACACAGTTGATAACTTCCATGACTCCGAGGCTTAACAAGatcatacaaaaatatataactttgCTTAAATGAAAACAACAAACTACAAGCAATTGAGGCTAGTTCTTTGGCCCAATATCCTTCAGGGCACAAATCTGCTCCTCACCCATTGCAGACATAACTGACACAACAAGGTCCTTACCCTCAGCAAACCCATCCTTTATCTGCATTGGCCAATAAATGATACATAATTAGATATACAGAGTTAgagggaaggaaaaaaaaaagtcaataaacAGGTGAATAGAACATAGGAATTACAGGCTATTTTACGGCAGAAGCACTtctatgagaagaaaaaaattgaaacaacttATCcataaaaacttcgtaccccattgcccagaggctcttcgctatgcgaaggtatgggggagggatgttgtacgcagccttacccttgcatatgcaaagaggctatAAAAGCTAAAATTAACTGATGAATgagttaaaaatcatcttttaGAGAAGCTAATATTAGAGAACTTCTACATATTAGTTTATGCATCAGCAAACTTCAGCATATAGAGaagttcatttcttttattctctTATAAGTACTTCCcgaaaagtttatccaaacaagtcCTTGGTATATAGACAATGTATCCAAGGTTATAAACTTGCAGGCTGCAAATGCAACACACAAAAACAGTAGGTTTCTACAAACCTGAGTAAGCAAACTCTCATCAGTAGGAAGCTTCAGGTCATCCTTGGTGTTCCCATTTTCAGTAAGCAAGCTAAGCTGTAACATCATCATCCAAGAATAAATTCAGATAATAGTGACAAGGATTAGAGCACTTTGGTTGGAgagaacattttttattttcatcttcaatCTTTTCATGTTACATCACTCAAGTATAAATTCAGACAATAGTAACAGTAGAGCTTTTTAGttggagagaaaaatattttattttcatttttaatgtttacatGTGATTACATCCAAGTCACTTTATTTTCAAAGATTGTATAAAATTCAGGGAAACGACATATTGGTCAGTCTTATCATTTGTTAAACAAATCTTCATAGAAATTAACAGGAATGAATACAAATCTTCAAAGATTTTAATTAGAATACAGTCAGCGTCTATCATCCAATCACAGATAGCTATAAAATTGAAGATTAttcacttttataataattattttaaaaatcatatctaaGATGATTTATAAACAGTTGGCAGTGTAAAACTCTTTATGCTAGTGGTGTATCAAAATTAGACTTGTTTTTAAACACAAGAAACATAGCCAACCTCACCTAACCACCTAGTGGAATAAggctttattgttgttgttccaTAAATACAGgaaacacattataaatttaaaaaaaaagtgatattttcaaaatttgtgtGAGAAAACAGGAAATGAGAAACTACACAAAACCAAACTCGGTCAAAGTCAGTGAATCAAAGGAATAGAAACTCACAAATCCATCCTCAGCAATGTCAATCAACTGGTAATCAGTACGATTCACATGGGGAACctggaataagaaaaaaaaaaacaaacaaaatttgagAACAGGAAAAGTTCCAATAAGTGTCATCAGATAAAGAATTGACAGAACTGAAGAAACAATAGACATGAAAAACATGAACAGGAGCATACATCACAGTTGTGAGAAGAGGGCACAATATCTTCAAGCTTCTTGGCAGTGAAAATATCAATCCCAACAAAGTGACACTTGGCATGACCGTGCTTACCAGTCTTGGAAGTAGAAACTTCAACAACCTGTCACAGAGAAACAGAATCCATTCACATGCATCAATcagaatcaataaaaataaaattagattaaaaaataaataccacTAATTGAAAATCAATGTTCAAAAGACAACAACACATAACATCGGTTCCTTAAATCAAAGCATGCGTCCTAAACAGCACAGAAATGAAACTAGAGATTTcaacaaataataattcttttaaaaaacctAATTTTGTTTCTCCAGTGAACTAAAATAATTCCCCCAGACGAGTCACAAGAGTTCATAAACCCTAAATCCCTAAAATCCCAATCATCAAAATCAACGGCATAAAACACAAGTCACATGCGAAGCAATAGATCTCGAAAGCCAAATCGAATAAAACCACACTTAATCGTGACCAAAACCACAGTCATCAGAAAACACATGATAATCGAATGAAATGATAcaacatcataaaaaaaaaaaagacaggggtggatgaataaaaaatctaataccTTGCAGGGACGACCCTTGATGACGATGTAACCGTTTTTGCGGATGGTTCCGGCTTGTTGAGGATAGGTCTTGGAGGCTCCAGCATCGGCCTTGGATTCGAAATGGTGTTCTTCGTCCGACATAGTTCGACTCGGTCACTGACTCACCGATTCAACTCGACCGACTCAGAGAGAGTGTGTATGGAGGGTGGGTGAGTGGGGGCGGAGAAGACAGAGACTAGGAAGGAGGAAATGGATTTATATAATTCCTTTTCtctattattttttctgttttgagtAAATTCCGGAACTGTTTTTATATGctcatttttttcatgtaatttttttaattttttaatagaaaatatcttttttactgATTTTTTTGTGAATCAGGTTGTATCTCTTGGTCAACAGCAAGTTTGACAATATTGAAatctgtttttttattgaaaatattgaaatctgtttttttattgaaaatattgaaATCTGTTTTGGGAGGTTaatgatttgattttgtttttattggttACTGTTATTATTcctgatttgatttttatttttggtacatTGTTTTTATATGGGTGTGCATTTCTAGTGtgctattatattttattgtactaaaatttatatattgaaataatatattttattatatgtaaattaatgtacatattaattttaatttaatatgtttttataatgtatacataattttattaataattatttgtttgttatgataatatgatattaatatattatgtttgtATGTGCATGTcagatttatatataatttatcaaattatttatgatacatatggaatatcattttatttaataaatgtatttattaaatattaaaatgataatattattatgtcacttgttaaattttttttcttcttattttaatttttaattatattttttcttagagtatttatactttaattctaaggatttatatatatatatatatatatatatatatatatatatatatatatatatattcaaagtaaaatatgtgatgaagaaaaaaataaaagaaataaaaaaatatgtctaGAGAGTAAACCGTATCCAAACATTTTTTCTAATTGTaattgtaaaacaaaacaaaattcattCAAGTCATGTTTACTTTGACaatgtttttgaatttgttattattttttaaacatttatatccaaaattaacaaattatagaaatattaattaatctgttttctttagttttttagaaggaaaaaaaattaaggataataTTATATTGAAGTCATTATAAGAACACATTAGcttacaaatattaaaattcatgtttttttaacaCAACATTCATGTTTGAATGActtacataaatttattttataaattatccgTGAGaggaaaaatcatcttaaaaaccTTATAAAAATCCAATAAAACTATTCCCTAACATTATCAGTTATCGATTAAATCATTTCTTCATAATTTGATGTTCATGatccaaatataaaattcagcaaaaaatttattcaaatacacATCCAAAAATCAATTCCAATACAAATTTATATGACTAAATACTATAAGCATAATATGATCAAAggcaaaaagatatatatatatatatatatatatatatatattatgttcttCAGagcaattaaaaacaaaaaaaattaataaaaggcaaaattaattgaaaatgtaaataaagttaatacataagaagacaaataaaaagattataaaatataagaggTTTTTTACTTTTCCTACCTCATTTTTTCTCTACTCTCTCTTCATATAAAAGCTTTGTCAACACAACATCATACATGTTTTCATCAtccttaaatattaaaaaattatatatttctatGACTTTCGTCTCTAAAAgcacaaaaataataagaaacacttaaaaaacttataatatgaataagataagagaaaaattattagattttttcttctttgcctgtaaaaatacttaaaaggaaACAATAgagtaaacaaaaataatacaaaataagaaaatagttaaaaattccataaaatataa comes from the Glycine soja cultivar W05 chromosome 6, ASM419377v2, whole genome shotgun sequence genome and includes:
- the LOC114416577 gene encoding eukaryotic translation initiation factor 5A-2 gives rise to the protein MSDEEHHFESKADAGASKTYPQQAGTIRKNGYIVIKGRPCKVVEVSTSKTGKHGHAKCHFVGIDIFTAKKLEDIVPSSHNCDVPHVNRTDYQLIDIAEDGFLSLLTENGNTKDDLKLPTDESLLTQIKDGFAEGKDLVVSVMSAMGEEQICALKDIGPKN